In the Candidatus Methylarchaceae archaeon HK02M2 genome, TATATTCAACCTGAAACTCCTGGTGTTGGACCAGCACCCAATAGCGGCGATGGAGTTCCAGACGGTAGCGGATTTTAATTAAACTAAAAATCAAACCCTCTAATCTATTGGGACTCTCAGCCTATCTATTCTACAACATTAACTTAATATAAAGGACACAAATCAATATACTAAAGTTATAGAATAAATCTGTGAATTTACAGATTATCCTTATACATATTATAATATTATTAGTAAAATTAGAATAAATTTTTAATTATATTTTCTTTCACATGCTTTAATAGCTATTCCTTCGATTACTTCTCTTAAAATTTTGATGTCAGGCTCTATCAATATAGGTTCTTCACAATATTTGATGGCACTATCAGGGTCTTTCAGCCCATGACCTGTGGCTACGCAAACTATCTCTTCATTTTTATCAATAGCTCCTAATTCAATCAACTTCTTAAGACCAGCTATGCTTGAGGCACTCGCAGGTTCTACAAAAATACCTTCCTTTCTTGCTAGAAGCCTTTGAGCAGAAATGATTTCTTCATCAGTTACGGTTTCAGACTTGCCGTTTGAATCTTTTATTGCCATCATCGCCCTCTTCCAATTAACTGGACTTCCGATCCTTATAGCACTGGCGATCGTTTTTGGATTTTTTACGGGTTGAATCGTCTCCTTCCCTTCTTTTATCGCTTGTATTATTGGACTTGAACCAGATGCTTGAATTCCAGTCATCATAGGTAAGTTTTCGATTAAATCTAAATTATAAAATTCTTTAAAACCCTTCCAGTATGCTGTTATGTTTCCAGCATTTCCTATAGGAATTACAAGTCTATCAGGCCCGTGCCAACCGAGTTGGTCGCATATCTCAAACGCTGCTGTCTTCTGTCCTTCTATCCTAAATGGATTGATAGAATTAAGGAGGTATAGACCAATATTTTTACTAGCATCTATAACCATAGATAATGCGTCATCGAAATTTCCCTTTATGGCTATTACCTTAGCACCATAGATCATAGCTTGAGCTAGTTTCCCAAGAGCGATAGCACCATGCGGGATTAGAATTACGCATCTCAATCTCGCTTTGGCAGAATAGGCAGCCAATGATGCAGCTGTATTTCCAGTAGATGCACATGCAACTTCGCTTACATTCAACTCCTTTGCTTTCGTCATGCCTGTTGTCATACCTCTATCCTTGAAAGATCCTGTTGGGTTTTCACCTTCATTCTTCACATACAAATTCCTGATTCCAAGCTCTTCTGCAAGATTATCACAGCGATGCAGACCAGTTCCTCCCTCACCAATTGAAACAATCTTGCTTTTATCGAACACAGGGATGAGCTCAATGTACTTCCAGACAGATACGGGCTTTGACCTCCACTCTTCAATATCGACCCACTCTTTTACCCTTTCTAAGTCTAATTGAACTTCGAGTAAATCGTTGCATCGTTTACAACGATAGACTATCTCATCAAACCCCACTGCCGATCCACAACTTATACATCTTAGGCTAAAATATTGCATAATTTTCCCTCACATTATCGATGAAACTTACCATCTATTATTGTTCACATCATATCCATTTTAATTTATTAATTTTGTCAGTAAAGAATAATCCCAAAATTTTTTGGGTTTATTATTTATTATACTCTGATTATACAATCAAAAACCAATATCAGGTAGAAGGATATTTAAAGCCTGAAAAATAAATTCGAAAGGAGGTGTTGTTGTGGACTGGGGAATGAAACACAGACTTTCACAACTAATTCAGCACGATGGTAGGGCCCTATTTTTGCCTATAGATCATGGATATTTCCAGGGCCCAACTCATAGATTAGAAGAACCGGGTAAAACTGTTGAACCCCTTCTACCTTTCGCTGACGCTATCATGCTCACAAGAGGTGTGCTGCGATCATGCATAGATCCTAATAACACCAAACCAATTATTCTAAGGGTCTCAGGTGGAACGAGTATGGTAGGGGAAGATTTGTCCCATGAGGGTATTACGACCTCGGTCAAAGAAGCTATCCGCCTAAACGCAAGTGCAGTATCAGCCTCTATATTCGTCGGTAGCAAGTACGAACAAGAAACCCTAATGAATCTAGCTAAGCTTGTGAATGAGTGTGAGGAATATGGAATACCAGTCATGGCAGTAACGGCCGTAGGAAGAGAATTGGAGAAACTTGAGGCACGCTACCTTGCCTTATGCAGCAGAATCGCCGCAGAGCTAGGTGCAAGGGTAGTAAAAACTTACTATTGTAAGGAAGGTTTTGAAAAGGTTGTAAGAGGTTGTCCTGTGCCAGTAGTTATGGCTGGTGGTCCAAAAGTAGATTCTGAGCTTGAAATCTTCGAGTTCGTTTATGATGGAATTCAAAAGGGTGCTATTGGGGTAAATCTGGGGAGAAACACATGGCAACACGATCACCCAGTAGCTATGATTAAAGCTCTGCGTGCAATTATCCACGAAAAAGCAACTCCAAAAGAAGCACAGAAAATATTCGAAGAGGAAGTAGCAAGAAAAAAATAATAAATTATCGAATAATAATGTAATAAAATGCGTGTAGCTGTTTACTATAACAACAACGATGTGCGTATAAAAGAGATGCCTCGACCCAAAATCGGTCCTGGCGAGTTGTTGGTAAAGGTGATGACAAGTGGGATATGTGGCAGCGATGTACTGGAATGGTACCGTGTTCCTAGAGCTCCTTTAGTGCTTGGTCACGAAGCAACTGGCGAGATTGTCGAAGTTAGTGATGAATCTGTAAGGTATAAAGTAGGTGACAGAGTTTTTGTATCTCATCACGTTCCCTGCAATAAATGCCATTTTTGTTTAAATGATCACCATACAGCCTGTGAAACTTTGCACAGAACTAACTACGATCCGGGTGGTTTTGCTGAATACATTCGCGTACCAAGAATAAACGCAGAATACGGAGTTTATCTTTTACCTGAAAACATGCCTTTCGAAGATGGGACCCTTATCGAGCCCTTGGGATGTGTGGTTAGAGGTCAAAGGTTGGCGCGAGTACAAGAAGGGGATAGTGCACTCATCCTTGGGAGTGGTGTTTCTGGATTGCTTCACATCCAACTTGCTCGCTTCCTTGGGGTTGAACGAATAATTACAACAGATATTAATGAATACCGTTTAGAAGCTGCAAAAAAATTTGGAGCAGATGCCGTACTACATGCTGATGAAGATCTACCTAAAAGGTTACGACAATTAAATGAAGGCAGGCTTGCAGATAGAGTAGTAGTTTGTACTGGGGCTATATCTGCTTGTAAGCAAGCTATTCAATGTGTGGAGAGAGGAGGAACCATCCTGTTCTTTGCGGTGCCAGATCCTAGTTTTTCTGTCCCAATACCTATCACAGATTTCTGGCGTAACGAAATAACAATAACGACTTCTTATGGTGCTGCACCTAGGGACCTAAAGGAATCTAAAGAGCTCATCAAAGAGGGTCATGTGAACGTTCATGATATGATCACCCATAGGTTAAGTTTGGAAGAAATTGATCTAGGCTTCAAGCTGGTTGCGGAGGCTAAAGAATCCTTAAAGGTTGTAATCGATCCTCAAAGATAACTTTAATTTTGGGGTTGGTCCAAAAATGTCTTTTGGGACGATCCGAAGTTTTATTCGAAGATCTACAAAAAGCACGTAAGGTATAAACCAAAGATCGACATAAAGAGGGTGAAGGAATTTGTCAAAAAATACGGGGGCTAATACTGAAGAGGAAGATTTACCGGAAGGTTGGACCCGAATTGCCACCCTACTCGACGAGAACGATGATGTCACGGAGGACACCAATAAAGCCGTCAAGTGCATATACACCGTATTAAACGAGAAGGGGGAACCCGTCGAGCACGGCGTAGGCTATCCCGAGGATTTTGTTAGGTAGTAGGGGTAAAGAAATAATCAAATCCTTCGCTCAAAATGATCCCTTTAAATATAATAAGACAAAATATTAGAAAAAAAATCAAAGTGTTAGGTAGTAGGACGACAACTATATTATCTATATTATGTAAGTGTCACCCACTCCCTTTTTTCAACTAATATGATTTATACTTAGACGGAACATTTTACAATATTTCTTCTTTTATCTCCACTTTTAGAATTCGGGCATAAAATATATATCACATAATCGTAATAGGTGAAATCATTTTGGGCGAGATAAAAGCGACTGAGAGTTGGTTTGCTAGACGCGTTGAGGAGGAGGCAAAGAAAGACATTATTCCGCTTTCTGAACGTTTAGGAAACATTGTCGCCTTCGTGGCGTTTCTGCTATTCATATTGTACTTTGTCGCCCATCAGATGTGGTCGACTGGATTTTTCACTTCAAGTTTTGGTTCCATAGAGATGTTCTTGTTTTATGCCTCATTACTAATTGGTTTGGTTCCAGTTAGCGTAAGGATTCTTGTTGGCCGCAAGAACCTTGCCCGACTTTTCGATATTTTTGGGTATGTTCTGTTCATCATCGCAGTTGTTTGGCTGTACGTAGTTTTCCCATTCGACTTTACTCACGTTGCCGACGTACTACCAACTTTTATTAGGTTTCTGCTACAGTGGGTGTCTAACGACATCGCTAGAGGGTTCATGGTAATAGTAATGATTATAGTGCCTATTGTAGCGGTTTATAATGCAGTGTTGTATATGTTTGTTCGCAAAGAACTGTCGAAGCTTAAAGTAAGTTTATAATATTGTGAAGAAATTATTATCAACACGGGAATTTATTTTTGAAAAATAATTATGCCATCAAAAAGGTAGCCTCAATTTTTGGAGTTCTTGTTGGATTAGCAGGTATAGAGCATGGCATATTTGAGATACTTCAAGGCAATGTGGCTCCAAACGACATAATGATAGATGCAATTGGTCCTGCACAGAAGTTTTGGGAGTATGCAACTGAGACTGCCTTAACAATTATTCCCAATTTTTTAATTACCGGAATATTTGCAATAATTTTTGGTCTTCTGGTCACGATATGGGCGGGGGCATTAATTGATAAGAAGTATGGCGCTTGGATCTTTGGGCTTTTATCACTCATTTTGTGGTTAGTTGGAGGAGGTTTTGCACCAATTTTTATGTCAATATTAGGTTTTGCTGCTGCCACCCGGATAAATAAGCCTCTAAAATGGTGGCGTAGACATCTCCCAGTTAATTTAAAAAGTTTCCTTTCTAGGTTATGGCCTTG is a window encoding:
- the thrC gene encoding threonine synthase encodes the protein MQYFSLRCISCGSAVGFDEIVYRCKRCNDLLEVQLDLERVKEWVDIEEWRSKPVSVWKYIELIPVFDKSKIVSIGEGGTGLHRCDNLAEELGIRNLYVKNEGENPTGSFKDRGMTTGMTKAKELNVSEVACASTGNTAASLAAYSAKARLRCVILIPHGAIALGKLAQAMIYGAKVIAIKGNFDDALSMVIDASKNIGLYLLNSINPFRIEGQKTAAFEICDQLGWHGPDRLVIPIGNAGNITAYWKGFKEFYNLDLIENLPMMTGIQASGSSPIIQAIKEGKETIQPVKNPKTIASAIRIGSPVNWKRAMMAIKDSNGKSETVTDEEIISAQRLLARKEGIFVEPASASSIAGLKKLIELGAIDKNEEIVCVATGHGLKDPDSAIKYCEEPILIEPDIKILREVIEGIAIKACERKYN
- the lsrF gene encoding 3-hydroxy-5-phosphonooxypentane-2,4-dione thiolase, translated to MDWGMKHRLSQLIQHDGRALFLPIDHGYFQGPTHRLEEPGKTVEPLLPFADAIMLTRGVLRSCIDPNNTKPIILRVSGGTSMVGEDLSHEGITTSVKEAIRLNASAVSASIFVGSKYEQETLMNLAKLVNECEEYGIPVMAVTAVGRELEKLEARYLALCSRIAAELGARVVKTYYCKEGFEKVVRGCPVPVVMAGGPKVDSELEIFEFVYDGIQKGAIGVNLGRNTWQHDHPVAMIKALRAIIHEKATPKEAQKIFEEEVARKK
- a CDS encoding zinc-dependent dehydrogenase gives rise to the protein MRVAVYYNNNDVRIKEMPRPKIGPGELLVKVMTSGICGSDVLEWYRVPRAPLVLGHEATGEIVEVSDESVRYKVGDRVFVSHHVPCNKCHFCLNDHHTACETLHRTNYDPGGFAEYIRVPRINAEYGVYLLPENMPFEDGTLIEPLGCVVRGQRLARVQEGDSALILGSGVSGLLHIQLARFLGVERIITTDINEYRLEAAKKFGADAVLHADEDLPKRLRQLNEGRLADRVVVCTGAISACKQAIQCVERGGTILFFAVPDPSFSVPIPITDFWRNEITITTSYGAAPRDLKESKELIKEGHVNVHDMITHRLSLEEIDLGFKLVAEAKESLKVVIDPQR